One genomic window of Kosmotoga olearia TBF 19.5.1 includes the following:
- the gatB gene encoding Asp-tRNA(Asn)/Glu-tRNA(Gln) amidotransferase subunit GatB yields MYKAVIGLEIHAQLSTVTKAFCNCSADVFELEPNTAICPVCTGQPGSLPVLNEKVVEYALKAALAFNCEINLFSSFDRKNYFYPDLPKGYQITQYFHPIAEHGYLMIGTGESRKKVRIRRIHIEEDAGKMLHQGADSISGATESFVDLNRCGVPLIEIVTEPDLNSPKEAREFMELLRDTLRYIEVCSGDMEKGALRCDANISVYDTETGKSSERVEVKNINSFKFVEKALEFEFERIKAALENGENIVRETRSWNFSARETTSMRSKEEENDYRYFPEPDLPELKLTQEYVDKVKKELPELPWEKQSRFVQEYGIPEYDASVLCSDKELANFFEDVARATGKPKETSNWIMTEFLRELKQRNASVDQLGIKPEHFVDLFKLLDSGKISTKIAKELFSKMVENKKMPSELVEELGLQQINDEKLIEELIRKAMEANPKAVKQYRSGKKGVAGYFVGIVMKGTKGKANPALVNEIVRRLLEE; encoded by the coding sequence ATGTATAAAGCAGTTATAGGTTTGGAGATACATGCCCAGCTCTCAACAGTGACAAAGGCCTTTTGTAATTGTAGCGCCGATGTCTTCGAATTGGAACCTAATACTGCAATCTGCCCGGTTTGTACCGGGCAACCGGGATCGTTACCGGTCCTGAACGAAAAAGTTGTGGAATATGCTTTGAAAGCTGCACTGGCTTTTAATTGTGAGATTAACCTTTTCTCTTCCTTTGATCGAAAAAATTACTTTTACCCGGATCTTCCCAAGGGGTACCAGATAACGCAGTATTTTCATCCAATAGCAGAACATGGTTATCTTATGATAGGAACAGGTGAAAGTAGAAAGAAGGTACGAATAAGGAGAATACATATAGAAGAAGATGCCGGAAAAATGCTCCATCAGGGAGCAGATTCCATATCTGGAGCCACGGAAAGTTTTGTCGATTTGAATCGTTGTGGTGTGCCGCTTATAGAAATTGTCACGGAGCCGGATTTGAATTCTCCAAAAGAAGCCAGGGAGTTTATGGAGCTTTTGAGAGATACCCTTAGATACATAGAGGTATGCAGTGGAGATATGGAAAAAGGAGCTTTACGTTGTGATGCCAATATATCCGTTTACGACACAGAGACAGGTAAATCCTCGGAAAGGGTGGAAGTAAAGAACATAAATTCTTTTAAGTTTGTTGAAAAAGCTCTGGAGTTTGAATTTGAGAGAATAAAAGCAGCTCTGGAAAACGGCGAAAATATTGTACGGGAAACCAGAAGCTGGAACTTTTCTGCGCGGGAAACCACTTCAATGAGATCCAAAGAAGAGGAGAATGATTACAGATACTTTCCGGAGCCAGATCTTCCGGAACTGAAATTGACGCAGGAATATGTGGATAAAGTGAAAAAAGAATTGCCGGAACTTCCATGGGAAAAACAGAGTCGATTTGTGCAGGAGTACGGTATCCCTGAGTACGACGCGTCAGTACTGTGCTCGGACAAAGAACTTGCCAATTTCTTTGAGGATGTTGCGAGAGCCACCGGAAAACCAAAAGAAACATCAAACTGGATAATGACGGAGTTTTTAAGAGAGCTAAAGCAGCGGAACGCTTCCGTAGATCAGCTTGGTATCAAGCCAGAGCATTTCGTCGATCTCTTTAAACTTCTGGATTCAGGAAAAATTTCCACGAAAATAGCGAAAGAGCTCTTCTCAAAAATGGTAGAGAACAAAAAAATGCCATCAGAACTGGTTGAAGAACTTGGTTTACAGCAGATAAACGATGAAAAGTTGATAGAAGAGCTTATAAGAAAAGCCATGGAGGCAAATCCGAAGGCTGTTAAACAATACAGGAGCGGCAAAAAAGGCGTTGCGGGATATTTCGTTGGTATCGTGATGAAAGGAACGAAAGGAAAAGCCAATCCAGCTCTTGTAAATGAGATTGTCAGGAGGTTGCTGGAAGAATGA
- the gatA gene encoding Asp-tRNA(Asn)/Glu-tRNA(Gln) amidotransferase subunit GatA, protein MKIKELVNLKDKESIFRFFNDRINTYNDELNAFTEIIPDPDRTSGEGPLNGIPYALKDNILARGTKTTCGSKILSNYKSVYDATVTKRLRDSGAILMGKTNMDEFAMGSSTEFSAFGPSKNPWDANRVPGGSSGGSAAAVAAGLVPFALGSDTGGSIRQPAAFCGVVGYKPSYGLVSRYGLVAFASSLDQIGPITRCVDDAVEVAKVIIGFDPDDSTTIEHPLNFENEEPKDLTGLKFALPGEMIEYPGLQESVKEVFIKMVESIEKAGGIVEKVSIPSLKYVVATYYLIAPGEASSNLSRYDGIRYGQRKDADRYEEVVNQSRDFGFGDEVKRRILLGTFTLSAAYYDAYYRKALRVRKLISKEINEILSKYDFVINPTSPIVAPKIGEISDPLTYYLMDIYTIPANLAGLPAISLPAGAYEGLPVGFQMMARRFEDVRMLNTARILEKLSPSYDENGLARIAERWY, encoded by the coding sequence ATGAAAATAAAAGAACTCGTAAATCTAAAGGACAAAGAAAGCATTTTTCGTTTCTTTAACGATAGGATTAACACCTACAATGATGAACTGAATGCTTTTACAGAGATAATTCCCGATCCTGATAGAACCTCAGGAGAAGGGCCACTTAATGGGATTCCCTACGCCTTAAAGGATAACATTCTTGCCAGAGGAACTAAAACCACATGTGGCAGTAAGATTCTATCAAATTATAAATCAGTCTACGATGCCACGGTAACAAAGCGTCTTAGGGACTCTGGAGCAATATTGATGGGAAAGACAAATATGGACGAATTCGCTATGGGGTCTTCAACGGAATTCTCAGCTTTTGGACCTTCAAAGAATCCATGGGATGCAAATAGAGTTCCGGGTGGAAGCAGTGGTGGAAGTGCTGCCGCAGTAGCTGCAGGTTTGGTCCCCTTTGCTCTGGGAAGTGATACTGGAGGTTCCATCAGGCAACCTGCCGCTTTTTGCGGTGTTGTGGGTTATAAGCCTAGCTATGGATTGGTTTCGCGTTATGGACTGGTAGCTTTTGCCTCATCTCTTGATCAAATCGGTCCAATAACTCGATGTGTGGATGATGCCGTTGAAGTAGCAAAAGTAATAATCGGATTCGATCCAGATGATTCCACAACGATCGAGCATCCTTTGAACTTTGAAAACGAAGAGCCGAAAGACTTAACCGGCCTAAAATTCGCCCTTCCTGGGGAAATGATTGAATATCCCGGGCTTCAAGAAAGTGTAAAAGAGGTATTTATTAAAATGGTGGAATCTATCGAAAAAGCTGGCGGTATCGTGGAGAAGGTCTCCATTCCATCACTCAAATATGTTGTTGCCACTTATTATCTTATAGCACCAGGAGAAGCGAGTTCGAACCTTTCTCGTTATGATGGTATTAGATACGGACAGCGTAAAGATGCGGATAGATATGAAGAAGTTGTTAATCAAAGCAGGGATTTTGGTTTTGGCGACGAAGTGAAGAGAAGGATACTTCTCGGGACCTTTACCTTAAGCGCAGCCTATTATGACGCGTACTACCGTAAAGCCCTGAGGGTTAGAAAGCTTATTTCAAAAGAAATCAATGAGATTCTCTCGAAATACGATTTTGTGATCAACCCAACGAGCCCTATTGTAGCTCCTAAGATAGGTGAAATAAGCGATCCTTTGACTTATTATCTAATGGATATTTACACGATTCCGGCCAATCTTGCTGGTCTTCCCGCAATATCACTTCCAGCAGGCGCTTATGAAGGGTTACCCGTTGGTTTTCAGATGATGGCGAGACGATTCGAAGATGTTCGGATGTTAAACACAGCAAGAATTCTGGAGAAGCTTTCTCCATCTTATGATGAAAATGGTCTGGCGAGAATAGCTGAAAGGTGGTATTGA
- a CDS encoding 50S ribosomal protein L11 methyltransferase: MFERYKHFVAIVNNETREELEDLSVKNGFFNIYFENVSDGEWIAHLYLVADEEVPDFLKDFPFKYLEDESSDNWHKKFRESLKPFELCDGITVVPLEKPAPIYQNDQIGIIPGLAFGTGLHESTRLAAELLKKFLKPGDSLLDVGCGTGILSVLAAKLRAGHVVGIDNDPNAIEKTRETSKINGVSLNILESNFLQALASDEKFHIIVSNMIVELLSKFYEDAKNFLYDDGILILSGIISNKEEKFTEELKRHYLLLERKAEGEWVALAMKKK; encoded by the coding sequence ATGTTTGAAAGATACAAACACTTTGTGGCGATTGTAAACAATGAAACGCGTGAAGAACTCGAAGACTTATCCGTTAAAAACGGTTTCTTTAACATCTATTTCGAAAACGTGTCTGATGGAGAATGGATTGCCCATCTTTATCTGGTGGCAGATGAAGAAGTTCCCGATTTTTTGAAGGATTTCCCATTCAAATATCTGGAAGATGAAAGCAGCGATAATTGGCATAAAAAATTTAGAGAGAGCTTAAAACCTTTCGAACTCTGTGACGGTATAACTGTTGTCCCGCTTGAAAAACCAGCACCGATTTATCAAAATGATCAGATTGGTATAATTCCTGGATTAGCATTTGGAACTGGGCTGCATGAGAGCACCAGATTAGCAGCCGAATTATTGAAAAAGTTCCTTAAGCCCGGAGACAGTCTGCTGGATGTGGGGTGCGGCACCGGAATCCTTTCGGTGCTAGCGGCAAAGCTCAGGGCAGGGCACGTTGTTGGAATCGATAACGATCCAAATGCCATAGAAAAGACACGTGAGACGTCTAAAATCAACGGGGTATCGTTGAACATACTAGAATCTAATTTCCTTCAGGCTCTGGCTTCAGATGAAAAATTTCATATCATAGTATCTAATATGATCGTCGAGCTTCTCAGCAAGTTCTACGAAGACGCAAAAAACTTCCTTTATGACGATGGAATACTGATACTTTCAGGAATCATCAGTAACAAAGAAGAAAAGTTCACAGAAGAACTAAAGCGTCATTATTTGCTTCTGGAACGAAAGGCGGAAGGAGAATGGGTGGCTTTAGCAATGAAAAAGAAATAA
- a CDS encoding DUF501 domain-containing protein → MGGFSNEKEIIKLQLGRDIENDFTVVRRCSWGYPQCIKSSLITNGKPFPTLFWLTCPLLLKEISKLEEKGMIKTIESRLENDENFMKAYVKAHKETKDLKEQLLASLSISEWQRNAIIERGIGGIKDLKRVKCLHLQLANYMGGIKNPIGELIWKIIELQECPPNDIICDRLVNKFEK, encoded by the coding sequence ATGGGTGGCTTTAGCAATGAAAAAGAAATAATAAAGCTTCAGCTTGGTAGAGATATAGAAAATGATTTTACCGTTGTTAGAAGGTGTAGCTGGGGATATCCGCAGTGTATAAAATCTTCATTGATTACAAATGGAAAACCTTTTCCCACATTGTTTTGGTTGACATGCCCACTTCTCTTGAAGGAAATTTCAAAGCTCGAAGAAAAAGGTATGATTAAAACCATAGAAAGCAGGCTGGAAAACGACGAAAACTTTATGAAAGCATATGTGAAAGCACATAAGGAAACCAAAGATTTGAAAGAACAACTCCTTGCTTCTCTTTCAATAAGTGAATGGCAACGCAATGCCATTATTGAGAGAGGCATAGGCGGCATAAAAGATCTAAAACGTGTAAAATGTCTCCATCTCCAGTTAGCAAATTACATGGGAGGCATAAAGAATCCCATTGGAGAATTGATCTGGAAAATTATTGAACTTCAAGAATGTCCACCAAACGATATCATCTGTGATAGGCTGGTGAATAAATTTGAAAAATAA
- the uvrC gene encoding excinuclease ABC subunit UvrC has protein sequence MKNKLLAKVRELPEKPGIYLFKNKKGEIIYIGKAKKLRKRVSSYFRASTHEQNGKTRELYQEIDDLEFIVVPTEKEALLLEANLIYQHKPKFNVLLKDSKRYPYIFISDDEFPYISITRIRDRKGFYYGPYTSITLVRNLLDLLQRIFKLRSCMDNRDCKKGRPCFLYHLKMCSAPLAGEISHAEYQKQVRGFMDFLDGKTLDVRRQLERSMQRLAENLQFEKAKEIRDVLVSFDRLYSKQAVDVSESYTADFIVLDSGIVTLLEVRGGLLLGKLTFDFPEGNLKDFIQQFYYGQNHRKPPVLIVPGLNKSEIKEIAEDFEYIGNPRSEEEKRLLLIASDNTIEELRIRLKVQQSLKMAKELLGLNKIPRIIEGVDISHTQGVYTVASVVVFRNGQPDKISYRRYRITELNEPNDFEALKILMRRRYSKHPPPDLLLVDGGAPQLAAVRESLEELGLKKIDFIGLAKEEEEIVFPDNRGRLKLSPDHPVLRLLTTIRDESHRFAVNYHRVLRERKFSTSRLDDIPGIGPKRKRALVRAFGSVTNIKKASKEELMKVIKNRKVVEQILAWTKKQG, from the coding sequence TTGAAAAATAAGCTCCTGGCAAAGGTTCGGGAACTTCCCGAGAAACCCGGGATTTACTTATTCAAAAACAAAAAGGGAGAAATTATATACATTGGAAAAGCAAAAAAACTAAGAAAGAGGGTTTCTTCATATTTTCGTGCTTCAACACACGAACAAAATGGAAAAACCAGAGAACTTTATCAGGAGATTGACGATCTAGAATTCATAGTCGTTCCCACTGAGAAAGAAGCTCTGCTGCTTGAGGCAAATTTGATTTATCAACACAAACCGAAATTCAATGTTCTTCTCAAGGATTCCAAACGTTATCCCTATATTTTTATCTCTGATGATGAATTTCCATACATCTCCATAACAAGAATACGGGATAGAAAAGGTTTTTATTACGGTCCATACACCAGCATAACCCTCGTAAGGAATCTGTTGGACCTTCTCCAGAGAATCTTCAAACTCCGATCCTGTATGGATAATAGAGACTGTAAAAAAGGACGTCCGTGCTTCCTGTATCATTTGAAGATGTGTTCCGCCCCTCTCGCCGGGGAAATTTCCCACGCAGAATACCAGAAGCAGGTTCGTGGATTCATGGACTTTCTCGATGGAAAAACGCTGGATGTCAGAAGACAACTGGAAAGAAGTATGCAAAGACTTGCTGAGAACCTGCAATTTGAGAAAGCAAAAGAGATCCGCGATGTTCTTGTTTCCTTCGATCGTCTTTACAGCAAGCAAGCTGTGGATGTTTCAGAGAGTTATACCGCTGATTTTATTGTTCTTGATTCTGGAATTGTAACATTATTGGAAGTCAGGGGTGGCCTATTGCTCGGTAAATTGACCTTCGATTTTCCCGAAGGAAATTTAAAGGATTTCATTCAACAATTTTATTATGGCCAGAATCACAGAAAACCTCCCGTTTTAATCGTCCCTGGACTGAATAAATCCGAAATCAAAGAAATAGCAGAAGATTTTGAATACATAGGAAATCCAAGGAGCGAAGAGGAAAAACGTTTATTGCTGATAGCCAGTGACAATACCATAGAAGAACTGAGAATTCGATTAAAAGTACAACAATCGTTGAAAATGGCAAAAGAGCTATTGGGGTTGAACAAAATTCCAAGAATTATTGAAGGAGTAGATATTTCACATACGCAGGGGGTTTATACCGTTGCCTCCGTTGTTGTGTTTCGAAATGGCCAACCCGACAAGATTAGTTACCGCAGGTACAGAATCACCGAGCTTAATGAACCTAATGATTTCGAGGCTTTAAAAATACTAATGAGACGTAGATATTCCAAACACCCACCACCGGATCTGCTGCTCGTTGATGGAGGGGCTCCACAACTTGCAGCGGTTCGTGAGTCACTTGAAGAGCTCGGACTGAAGAAGATAGATTTCATTGGATTAGCAAAAGAAGAAGAGGAAATAGTTTTTCCTGACAACAGAGGAAGATTGAAACTTTCACCCGATCATCCCGTTTTGCGATTGTTGACAACGATTAGAGATGAATCACACAGATTCGCAGTGAACTACCACAGAGTCTTAAGAGAGCGAAAGTTTTCAACATCAAGACTCGATGACATTCCCGGTATTGGGCCAAAAAGAAAAAGGGCACTGGTTAGAGCCTTCGGAAGTGTGACAAACATAAAAAAGGCCAGCAAAGAGGAACTCATGAAGGTAATAAAAAATCGAAAAGTTGTTGAACAGATACTTGCATGGACAAAAAAACAGGGGTGA
- a CDS encoding HU family DNA-binding protein: protein MNKKELVAEIAGRTGVTKKRAAEILDCFIEIVGEKLSKGEEVKLVGFGTFEVATRKPRKGVNPRTKKPIKIPGGKVPKFRAGKELKEKVK from the coding sequence GTGAACAAAAAGGAGCTTGTGGCAGAAATTGCTGGGAGAACTGGGGTAACAAAGAAACGTGCAGCAGAAATCCTTGACTGCTTTATCGAGATCGTCGGCGAGAAGCTTTCCAAGGGTGAGGAAGTCAAGCTCGTTGGTTTCGGTACCTTTGAGGTTGCTACCAGAAAGCCCAGAAAAGGCGTGAACCCAAGGACCAAGAAGCCCATCAAGATTCCTGGAGGAAAGGTTCCCAAGTTCAGAGCCGGTAAAGAATTAAAAGAGAAAGTTAAGTAA
- a CDS encoding M24 family metallopeptidase, whose translation MRLNTVRKYYQSRNANGALFGKVSNIYWLFEGNIDPRMDLFSDRGSFFILILSDRVLIICPTTIYRRLKEEVFTGFDFEYLEYPWYGDPLPLLEKLGHKFGTIVTDLPELRGVKGYIGVDDSFYSEKMVLSERELTRLRAVGKLSESMLYEFSPELSPGLTEIEIEKVLRALLNEMGLEVPFIGVCSDERITSYSQSHSTEKRVKRYLRISLTTQKQGLRVSLTRFFYFGTIPSELITVHEKACALYAHLAFDTLNSETMEEVYNKIHRAYSVLGLKREKQELYVGGHTGYVDRSFLVYTRNVKIRPCTAYAYGIDYESARSEDTFLIKNDGNAEFLTLGEDFPKIVVKVENLKVFRPWIMEL comes from the coding sequence ATGCGGTTGAACACAGTTAGAAAATATTACCAGAGCAGAAATGCGAATGGCGCCCTATTCGGAAAGGTTTCCAATATCTACTGGCTATTCGAAGGAAATATTGATCCCAGAATGGATCTTTTTTCCGACAGAGGGTCATTTTTCATTCTTATCCTCAGTGACAGAGTTCTCATAATTTGCCCAACCACAATCTACAGAAGGTTAAAAGAAGAGGTTTTTACCGGTTTTGACTTCGAGTATTTAGAGTATCCCTGGTATGGCGATCCGCTACCCTTACTTGAAAAACTTGGCCACAAATTCGGTACTATAGTAACCGATCTACCGGAACTTCGTGGAGTGAAGGGATATATTGGTGTCGATGACTCTTTCTATTCGGAAAAAATGGTTCTTTCAGAAAGGGAACTCACAAGATTGAGAGCAGTAGGGAAACTGAGTGAAAGTATGCTTTACGAATTCTCTCCAGAGCTTTCTCCTGGTTTAACAGAGATTGAAATTGAAAAGGTACTGAGAGCTCTACTCAATGAAATGGGGCTTGAAGTTCCCTTCATTGGTGTATGTTCCGATGAACGTATCACAAGTTATTCTCAAAGTCATTCCACAGAGAAACGTGTAAAAAGATATCTCAGAATATCGCTTACCACCCAAAAACAGGGATTGCGAGTTTCTCTCACAAGATTTTTCTATTTTGGGACCATACCTTCAGAACTTATTACCGTACATGAAAAGGCCTGCGCTCTTTACGCTCACCTTGCATTTGACACTCTGAACTCTGAAACAATGGAAGAAGTCTACAATAAAATCCATCGGGCATATTCAGTACTCGGGCTCAAAAGAGAAAAACAGGAACTATATGTAGGAGGTCACACAGGATATGTTGACAGAAGTTTTTTGGTTTACACCAGGAATGTAAAGATAAGACCATGTACAGCTTATGCCTATGGGATCGACTACGAAAGTGCCAGAAGTGAAGATACTTTTCTTATTAAAAACGACGGCAACGCCGAATTTTTGACACTAGGAGAAGATTTCCCAAAGATCGTTGTGAAAGTAGAAAACCTGAAGGTTTTTCGTCCGTGGATAATGGAATTGTAA
- a CDS encoding helix-turn-helix domain-containing protein codes for MRGREQYSMELKLKVVKEYEEGHKNTREIREEYGIPDSTLWGWINKYRAEGESAFEPKLRAGDFIVDPTKIPPVLYKEIGLDKIKKDPKELKGVLNEIEKYKLIIAEKELEIRLLKEALKKTGKG; via the coding sequence ATGAGAGGCAGAGAACAATATTCAATGGAATTGAAGCTAAAAGTGGTAAAGGAATACGAAGAGGGCCACAAAAACACAAGAGAAATCAGGGAAGAATACGGGATACCGGATTCTACATTATGGGGTTGGATAAACAAATATAGAGCGGAGGGAGAAAGTGCTTTTGAACCGAAACTCAGAGCTGGAGATTTCATTGTTGATCCAACGAAGATACCACCTGTTCTGTACAAAGAGATAGGGCTTGACAAGATAAAGAAAGACCCAAAAGAGCTAAAAGGGGTTCTCAACGAAATCGAGAAATACAAACTCATAATAGCAGAGAAAGAATTGGAAATAAGGTTGCTAAAAGAAGCTCTAAAAAAAACTGGAAAAGGCTAG